A stretch of DNA from Microbacterium sp. LWS13-1.2:
GACCGCCGCGCGGGAGCGACCGCCGCGATAGCCTCGCACGGAAGCCCCGGGCGGGCGGGGCTTCCGTGCGCCATGCCTCGCGCCCGGTTCAGCCGGCGCGCCGTTCGAGCCCTTCGAGGAGGATGTCGAGGGCGAACTCGAACTCGGTGCGGTCGTCGCACCAGCCGAGCGTTCCGGCCTCGTCGTCGTGGACGACGTCCTGCAGCATCGCCTGCACGTTCGGCATGAGCCTGCCGAACTCGGCAGCGGCGGTGGGGTCGAGCTCGCCGTCCGTACCCTGCGGATCGTCGAGGATGAGCTCCTGTGAGAAGCCGAACTGGCGGCTGCCGAGCGTGTGCATCGCGTGGTGGATCAGATCCCACGACAGCCCGCCAGACCTCATGACGGCGACATTCGTGTCGACCCAGCCGGCGAAAGCCGGCGTCATCGTGCCTCGGGACTCCAGTGCGCGCGGCGCCCACGGATGATCCAGGAGCACCTCGCGGGCAGCGAGGATGCGCGCACGCAGGTGCTCGCGCCACGACG
This window harbors:
- a CDS encoding TetR/AcrR family transcriptional regulator C-terminal domain-containing protein, which translates into the protein MLLDHPWAPRALESRGTMTPAFAGWVDTNVAVMRSGGLSWDLIHHAMHTLGSRQFGFSQELILDDPQGTDGELDPTAAAEFGRLMPNVQAMLQDVVHDDEAGTLGWCDDRTEFEFALDILLEGLERRAG